One Palaemon carinicauda isolate YSFRI2023 chromosome 4, ASM3689809v2, whole genome shotgun sequence DNA segment encodes these proteins:
- the LOC137638980 gene encoding uncharacterized protein yields MDKNTVKSRLFPRSQYTQKDIDDALEEINTWSMNIILYGLPPNTIHIMQPLDVAVFGPLKKNWTKGAKEFERKNPDDMITQVNFAKVFLPIYYDSVSAANIKSGFSKCGLVPFDADKPDYSKLRSAAAVHEEPSTLFEAIDLEQSRQTDFHMTTHRGAQTSGRMFETACISYLIQCGYSILPPESTTSQMEKLKGPKKSWDDLVLDQHPAREFIASRSIPSPNPSVSRSSSRGSSRTNTPLPFLSSPPSTSYATPEPQVTPVLQRAPTKTTPSTLSSAFKTFNFYPERRQGQGPKRPRNEIYP; encoded by the exons atggataaaaatactGTTAAAAGTCGGCTCTTCCCAAGAAGCCAATATACtcagaaagacatagatgatgctTTGGAAGAAATTAACACGTGG AGTATGAACATTATCCTGTACGGACTACCACCTAATACCATCCACATCATGCAACCCTTGGATGTGGCTGTGTTTGGCCCACTTAAAAAGAACTGGACCAAAGGGGCCAAGGAGTTCGAAAGGAAAAACCCAGATGACATGATAACGCAAGTGAATTTTGCTAAAGTGTTTCTGCCCATCTACTATGACTCTGTATCAGCAGCAAATATAAAGTCAGGCTTTTCAAAGTGTGGACTAGTTCCCTTTGATGCAGATAAACCTGACTACAGCAAACTTCGTAGTGCAGCTGCTGTGCATGAGGAACCTTCAACATTATTTGAAGCCATAGACCTCG AGCAGTCACGTCAGACTGATTTTCATATGACAACACATCGAGGTGCCCAAACTTCAGGTCGCATGTTTGAGACTGCATGCATCAGCTACCTCATACAGTGTGGATACTCTATTCTGCCACCTGAAAGCACTACATCACAGATGGAGAAACTAAAAGGTCCCAAGAAATCTTGGGATGATCTCGTGCTTGATCAACATCCTGCACGAGAGTTCATTGCTTCAAGATCCATACCCAGCCCAAATCCTTCTGTTTCGAGGTCATCATCTCGAGGGTCATCCAGGACAAACACACCATTGCCATTCTTGTCTTCTCCACCATCAACTTCATATGCTACACCTGAACCGCAAGTGACACCTGTGCTTCAAAGGGCCCCAACAAAAACTACCCCATCAACATTGAGTAGTGCCTTTAAGACATTTAATTTCTATCCTGAGAGGAGGCAGGGCCAAGGTCCAAAGAGACCCCGCAATGAAATTTATCCTTAG